One window of Thermocoleostomius sinensis A174 genomic DNA carries:
- a CDS encoding C45 family autoproteolytic acyltransferase/hydolase gives MLHLFSVFAILYRLTIRWKRSGVYLLLGIGISFLFLIRPVSASGTVLLQSRDVRMTIALAELQAFIADEATSPELQQFWQETNHNPADVKQWLTTEITPPPEVRQVGSEFVLLQINKVVGDPLGRESLEPLRTAFERALKDDNSFSILNVLENYPESSVRLEVHRLEQVYTDVNSLVTRIEPLLNIAQALLPELLCDCNLPTESPDVSLSQARIDYNQARRDIAALLPIAAPTTKLGNEKLVEARTIDSTDPALIALEPSDSPALANKELRFRFGPFGRSMSMQDLTRFAETGELPSGWGFFFNVAGVDPEIVRSALTQEVSVSLRFLDQTLNNLLGEYLLYQVGQVIQTRSNTANIQALRSASVLSAADDNHLSLLEILQRYPTPQVTINGARLARLGRNASRFQAQGGVRATAVSIEDWLVQLQASAAETLCTCDQPVGEQPPIGPAMATVMTTPTLDPIERAQFLPANWQPVAPHREDQGIIKVVWLQGTPYEMGYQHGQYLHDEIASLGSDIMGALRFAGRGLALGRLAAHRSYPEIAQECQGLTDATQDIGMTIEACLVLAYGDVYQAIFGTALPDVLFWDGCAQWVATGDATKDGRLYHGSTLDNNKKPVDYIMNNPVVFVRQPNDGLPHVFITYPGMIWPNWGLNTAGITVGLDTVHAGHNELSFEGGSNVQIMAQILNTATSFAEARQIMDSEPRVHANLIMITDGKSKQAGAFEFTGRNLGVRELQDNGVVYVTNHIVLEEMFDRQRFPLSQSSLSRFDRFAQLMEPNGVSSLYGTIDPAAMAKIGRDRVNPDTLEASPLKVFDDDASPGGNGSMRQGIYDPDRLLLWVAAGQPPVPENPFVCFSLGEMLNFPDATPCESPAL, from the coding sequence ATGCTGCACCTATTTAGCGTATTTGCTATTCTCTATCGTCTCACCATTCGCTGGAAGCGATCGGGTGTGTATCTACTTCTGGGAATTGGGATCAGTTTTTTGTTCTTGATTCGTCCGGTTTCTGCCTCTGGAACCGTGCTGCTGCAATCGCGCGATGTCAGGATGACGATCGCATTAGCAGAGCTACAAGCGTTTATTGCCGATGAAGCAACGTCGCCTGAGCTACAGCAGTTTTGGCAAGAGACCAATCACAATCCGGCTGACGTGAAACAATGGCTGACCACCGAGATCACGCCACCACCAGAAGTGCGTCAGGTCGGTTCCGAATTTGTCTTATTGCAAATTAATAAAGTGGTGGGCGATCCCCTTGGACGAGAAAGTCTGGAACCCTTGCGTACCGCCTTCGAGCGTGCCCTAAAAGACGATAATTCCTTCTCGATCTTGAATGTTTTAGAGAACTATCCTGAATCGAGTGTTCGACTAGAGGTGCATCGTCTTGAACAAGTGTATACGGATGTAAACTCGTTGGTGACACGCATTGAACCCCTTTTAAACATCGCGCAAGCACTGCTACCAGAACTTCTGTGCGACTGTAATCTACCGACAGAATCGCCTGATGTATCGCTGTCCCAAGCTAGGATTGACTATAATCAAGCACGCCGTGATATCGCTGCCCTACTGCCAATCGCCGCACCAACCACCAAACTAGGGAATGAAAAACTAGTGGAGGCTCGAACGATCGATTCGACCGATCCAGCACTGATTGCTCTAGAACCCAGCGATTCTCCGGCGCTGGCTAATAAAGAACTGCGGTTCCGGTTTGGCCCGTTTGGTCGATCGATGTCGATGCAAGATCTGACGCGCTTTGCTGAAACGGGGGAATTGCCTTCGGGTTGGGGATTTTTCTTTAATGTGGCGGGAGTTGACCCAGAGATCGTTCGATCGGCGCTGACCCAAGAAGTGTCTGTGAGTTTAAGATTCCTCGATCAAACGCTGAATAATCTGCTCGGGGAATATTTGCTCTACCAAGTGGGGCAGGTGATACAAACGCGATCGAATACTGCCAACATTCAAGCACTGCGATCGGCGAGTGTGCTATCGGCCGCCGATGACAATCACCTGTCGTTGCTCGAAATTTTACAGCGGTATCCCACTCCACAGGTGACGATCAATGGAGCACGATTAGCCAGATTGGGGCGTAACGCTAGCCGCTTTCAAGCTCAAGGAGGAGTGAGAGCCACCGCTGTTAGCATTGAAGACTGGTTGGTGCAACTGCAAGCCTCGGCCGCTGAAACCCTCTGTACGTGTGACCAACCCGTTGGAGAGCAACCTCCGATTGGCCCAGCGATGGCGACGGTGATGACAACTCCTACCCTTGATCCGATCGAACGCGCTCAATTTTTACCCGCCAACTGGCAGCCAGTTGCCCCCCATCGCGAAGATCAAGGAATCATCAAAGTGGTTTGGTTGCAAGGCACCCCCTACGAGATGGGCTATCAACACGGGCAATACCTACATGACGAGATTGCGTCGTTGGGTAGTGACATCATGGGAGCACTACGGTTTGCAGGTCGAGGGCTGGCATTGGGACGATTAGCGGCTCATCGCTCCTATCCTGAGATTGCCCAAGAGTGTCAGGGCTTAACAGATGCAACTCAGGATATTGGTATGACGATCGAAGCCTGTCTAGTTTTGGCCTACGGCGATGTCTATCAAGCCATCTTTGGCACCGCTTTACCCGATGTGCTGTTTTGGGATGGATGCGCTCAGTGGGTGGCAACCGGAGACGCTACGAAAGATGGACGGCTGTATCACGGCAGCACGCTGGATAATAATAAAAAGCCAGTAGATTACATCATGAACAATCCAGTGGTGTTTGTACGTCAGCCAAATGATGGTTTGCCACATGTATTTATTACCTATCCCGGTATGATCTGGCCGAATTGGGGGCTGAATACAGCGGGAATTACGGTAGGACTGGATACTGTCCACGCTGGGCACAACGAACTATCGTTTGAAGGCGGCAGTAATGTGCAGATCATGGCGCAAATTTTGAACACCGCCACCAGCTTTGCAGAAGCGCGACAGATCATGGATAGCGAACCCCGCGTTCACGCTAATCTGATTATGATCACTGATGGTAAATCCAAACAAGCGGGAGCCTTTGAGTTTACAGGTCGCAATTTGGGCGTGCGAGAACTGCAAGACAACGGTGTGGTGTATGTCACTAATCACATTGTTTTAGAAGAGATGTTCGATCGCCAGCGCTTTCCCCTCAGTCAATCCAGCCTGTCTCGCTTCGATCGCTTTGCCCAACTGATGGAACCAAATGGCGTTAGCTCACTTTATGGCACTATTGATCCGGCTGCCATGGCCAAAATCGGGCGCGATCGCGTGAATCCTGACACCCTAGAGGCTAGCCCCTTAAAGGTGTTTGATGATGATGCCAGCCCGGGCGGTAATGGGTCGATGCGGCAAGGTATCTATGATCCCGATAGACTTCTGCTTTGGGTGGCAGCGGGGCAACCTCCTGTCCCTGAGAATCCGTTTGTCTGCTTTTCCTTAGGAGAGATGCTGAACTTCCCAGATGCAACACCGTGTGAATCTCCGGCACTGTAG
- the petL gene encoding cytochrome b6-f complex subunit PetL — MSGVIVYFVLLGGAFATAMGLYFGLKAVKLI, encoded by the coding sequence ATGTCTGGAGTTATTGTTTACTTTGTTCTGTTGGGTGGCGCCTTTGCGACGGCTATGGGGCTGTATTTTGGACTCAAAGCCGTTAAATTGATTTAA
- a CDS encoding CYTH domain-containing protein, with protein sequence MAMEIERKFLVVGDAWRSLAIGVAYRQGYLLSNKHLTVRVRMAGDTGYLTIKGATDGISRTEFEYAIPANDAAELLDTLCERPLIEKVRYRIPWQGLVWEVDEFAGANQGLVIAEVELSDPEQLVSLPAWIGKEVSYDPRYYNAQLAKHPYSEWKDQD encoded by the coding sequence ATGGCAATGGAAATTGAACGAAAATTTCTGGTAGTAGGTGATGCCTGGCGATCGTTGGCGATCGGGGTGGCTTATCGGCAAGGCTATCTTCTCTCAAACAAACACCTAACCGTGCGTGTCCGCATGGCTGGTGATACTGGCTATCTCACCATTAAAGGCGCAACAGACGGCATTTCCAGAACAGAATTTGAGTATGCCATTCCTGCCAATGATGCGGCTGAATTACTTGATACCCTTTGTGAGCGTCCTCTAATTGAGAAAGTTCGTTACCGCATTCCGTGGCAAGGACTGGTGTGGGAAGTCGATGAATTTGCTGGAGCCAATCAAGGGCTAGTGATAGCAGAAGTTGAGCTAAGCGATCCTGAGCAATTGGTCTCGTTGCCAGCGTGGATCGGCAAAGAAGTTTCGTATGACCCGCGCTATTACAACGCTCAACTGGCCAAACACCCCTACAGCGAGTGGAAGGATCAGGACTAG
- a CDS encoding DUF6962 family protein, protein MTITEPTTMLTDYALAVAAMVFAVRLFQLSLRQKHRAIGLWAIAFGLVAIAAGLGGTCHGFTHYLSNTMLHRLWYAMLYALSGASFFMLTATLSSSLPRRWQRWLWLAIATKTLLYLTGVTVHHNFAYAIADYLSAMFIMLIVETRSLYQGNQVESARWIVAGILVSVVAVGVQGLGVTTAGLNHNDWYHLVQLVGLYLLYRGASCQSPQYSYNESKTW, encoded by the coding sequence ATGACAATTACAGAACCCACCACAATGTTGACAGATTATGCCCTCGCTGTAGCGGCAATGGTGTTTGCGGTGCGGCTGTTTCAACTCAGTCTGCGGCAGAAGCATCGAGCAATTGGGTTATGGGCGATCGCATTTGGACTTGTCGCCATAGCGGCAGGACTAGGCGGAACCTGTCATGGCTTTACCCATTACCTGAGCAATACCATGCTTCATCGGCTGTGGTACGCTATGCTCTATGCCCTCAGCGGCGCGAGCTTTTTCATGCTGACGGCAACACTGAGTAGCTCCCTACCTCGACGCTGGCAGCGCTGGCTATGGTTGGCCATTGCAACCAAAACACTTCTGTATTTAACCGGCGTGACGGTTCATCACAACTTTGCCTACGCGATCGCAGATTACCTCTCAGCCATGTTTATCATGTTGATTGTAGAAACACGATCGCTGTACCAAGGAAACCAGGTTGAGTCTGCTCGATGGATTGTGGCAGGCATTCTTGTATCTGTTGTAGCGGTGGGTGTGCAAGGATTGGGGGTGACAACTGCCGGACTCAACCACAACGATTGGTATCATCTGGTGCAACTGGTAGGCTTATATTTACTCTATCGCGGTGCTAGTTGCCAATCTCCACAATACTCTTACAACGAATCCAAAACCTGGTAG
- the mscL gene encoding large conductance mechanosensitive channel protein MscL has protein sequence MTVERGRRVVTGFWAEFWEFIKRGNVVDLAVAVVIGSAFARIVDSLVTDIITPAIVSPALAAANVDSIQEWTVGNGIKIGLFLAAVLNFLIIALAVFAAIRLYETFRHRVLGMEEADAPPDPVVESQERLTGAIERLTTAVERRTP, from the coding sequence ATGACAGTCGAACGCGGAAGAAGAGTTGTTACCGGCTTCTGGGCAGAGTTTTGGGAATTCATTAAACGTGGTAATGTGGTCGATCTTGCCGTTGCCGTTGTCATTGGTAGCGCATTTGCTAGGATTGTTGACTCGTTAGTGACAGATATCATCACACCTGCCATTGTTAGCCCAGCGCTAGCAGCTGCCAACGTAGACAGCATTCAAGAATGGACGGTGGGCAATGGCATTAAGATCGGACTATTTCTAGCGGCTGTGTTAAATTTCCTCATCATTGCACTGGCTGTTTTTGCAGCTATTCGTCTTTACGAAACCTTTCGGCATCGAGTGCTGGGGATGGAAGAAGCTGATGCTCCGCCTGATCCAGTGGTTGAATCTCAAGAAAGATTGACCGGAGCCATCGAGCGATTGACAACGGCTGTGGAGCGGCGAACTCCCTAA
- the hpsE gene encoding hormogonium polysaccharide biosynthesis glycosyltransferase HpsE, translating into MVNFTVAIRAYNAGDRLPVLLDHLKVQTHTESFVWEVLVVDNNSCDNTAALVQAYQASWGAICALRYVFEPQQGAAIARRRAMQEAQGEWVGFLDDDNLPAPNWVAAAYGFGQAHAKAGAFGGQIHGQYEQLPPQNFGRIACFLAIVERRQPFCYNSKANGRKTDRVLPPGAGLVIRKQAWLESIPLTQVIQGPTGASIASKGEDIEVLTYLRQAGWEIWNNPEMHIYHAIPAWRLERDYLLQLVRGVGLAKHSLRMLNYKRWQIPFVTIGYLMNDFYKAVAYFLKYRQHLKTDVVVACEMELLVSSFLSPLYNLKRKRTLS; encoded by the coding sequence ATGGTCAACTTTACCGTTGCTATCAGAGCTTACAATGCGGGCGATCGCTTGCCAGTTCTGCTCGATCATCTGAAAGTACAAACCCACACCGAAAGCTTTGTTTGGGAAGTGTTGGTTGTAGACAACAATAGCTGCGACAATACAGCCGCGCTGGTGCAAGCCTATCAAGCTAGTTGGGGGGCGATCTGTGCACTGCGGTATGTGTTCGAACCACAGCAGGGAGCCGCGATTGCCCGACGCAGAGCCATGCAGGAAGCGCAAGGTGAGTGGGTGGGGTTTCTAGATGATGACAATCTTCCCGCTCCAAACTGGGTAGCAGCAGCTTATGGGTTTGGGCAAGCACATGCGAAAGCTGGGGCCTTTGGTGGACAAATTCATGGGCAATATGAACAGTTACCTCCTCAGAATTTTGGTCGAATTGCCTGCTTCTTGGCCATTGTTGAGCGACGGCAGCCGTTTTGCTATAACTCGAAAGCCAATGGTCGCAAAACCGATAGGGTTTTACCACCCGGAGCCGGGTTAGTGATCCGCAAACAGGCTTGGCTAGAGAGTATTCCCCTAACTCAGGTGATTCAAGGACCAACCGGAGCGTCGATCGCCTCAAAGGGAGAGGATATTGAAGTGCTCACCTATCTTCGGCAAGCGGGTTGGGAAATTTGGAATAACCCGGAGATGCATATTTATCATGCAATTCCAGCTTGGCGCTTAGAGCGAGACTATTTACTTCAACTAGTGCGCGGTGTGGGGTTAGCCAAACATTCTCTGCGAATGCTGAACTATAAACGCTGGCAAATTCCGTTTGTGACGATCGGTTACTTAATGAACGATTTCTACAAAGCGGTTGCATATTTCTTGAAATACCGACAGCATCTCAAAACAGACGTGGTTGTTGCGTGCGAAATGGAACTGCTAGTGAGTAGTTTTTTGAGTCCACTCTATAACTTGAAGCGAAAACGAACCCTGTCCTGA
- the apcA gene encoding allophycocyanin subunit alpha, with amino-acid sequence MSVVTKSIVNADAEARYLSPGELDQIRSFVTSGERRLRIAQVLTDSRERIVKQAGDQLFQKRPDVVSPGGNAYGEEMTATCLRDLDYYLRLITYGVVSGDVTPIEEIGIVGVREMYKSLGTPIDAVAEGVRAMKNAALSLMSGEDAAEAGSYFDYVIGAMS; translated from the coding sequence ATGAGTGTTGTCACGAAGTCAATCGTGAATGCTGATGCTGAGGCTCGCTACCTGAGTCCTGGCGAACTAGACCAGATTCGTAGCTTTGTTACCTCTGGCGAACGTCGTCTGCGGATTGCTCAAGTGTTGACCGATTCTCGTGAGCGCATTGTCAAGCAAGCAGGAGATCAGTTGTTCCAAAAGCGCCCTGATGTTGTTTCTCCTGGTGGAAACGCTTATGGCGAAGAAATGACCGCAACCTGTCTGCGCGACCTCGACTACTACCTGCGTTTGATCACCTACGGTGTAGTGTCTGGTGATGTCACCCCGATCGAAGAGATCGGTATCGTTGGCGTGCGCGAGATGTACAAGTCTTTAGGAACTCCAATCGACGCGGTGGCAGAAGGTGTCCGTGCTATGAAGAACGCAGCGTTGTCACTCATGTCTGGTGAGGATGCTGCTGAGGCAGGTTCCTACTTCGACTATGTGATTGGTGCAATGAGCTAA
- the apcB gene encoding allophycocyanin subunit beta, with protein MQDAITAVINSADVQGKYLDTGALEKLKSYFSSGELRVRAATTISANAAAIVKEAVAKSLLYSDITRPGGNMYTTRRYAACIRDLDYYLRYGTYAMLAGDPSILDERVLNGLKETYNSLGVPIAATVQAIQAMKEVTASLVGADAGKEMGVYLDYICSGLS; from the coding sequence ATGCAAGACGCAATTACTGCTGTTATTAACTCTGCTGACGTTCAGGGTAAGTACCTGGACACTGGCGCACTGGAAAAGCTAAAGAGCTATTTTTCTAGCGGTGAACTGCGCGTTCGGGCTGCAACCACCATCAGCGCTAATGCGGCTGCGATCGTAAAAGAGGCTGTTGCTAAGTCTCTGCTTTACTCGGATATCACTCGTCCCGGTGGCAATATGTATACCACCCGTCGCTATGCTGCTTGCATCCGCGACCTCGACTACTACCTCCGCTACGGCACCTACGCCATGCTGGCTGGCGATCCGTCCATCCTAGATGAGCGTGTGCTCAATGGTTTGAAGGAAACCTACAATTCCTTGGGTGTACCTATTGCTGCAACTGTGCAAGCTATCCAAGCGATGAAGGAAGTCACCGCTAGCTTGGTTGGTGCTGATGCCGGTAAGGAAATGGGTGTTTACCTCGACTACATCTGCTCTGGTCTGAGCTAA